The proteins below come from a single Actinomycetota bacterium genomic window:
- the def gene encoding peptide deformylase, with protein sequence MAILKIRKYGDPVLTERAREIEKIDGKIKNLIKNMLETMYDVPGIGLAANQVGSLARVFVCDVGEGPLVFINPELVKTKGAVEEEEGCLSVPGVTVPVKRAKEVTLKAIDLDGQPVRLVAKELLARVFQHEMDHLDGNVILARTDRENRKRALDELSNADRKD encoded by the coding sequence ATGGCTATATTGAAGATCAGAAAATATGGCGACCCGGTATTGACCGAGCGGGCAAGAGAGATCGAAAAGATCGATGGCAAGATCAAAAACCTGATCAAAAACATGCTCGAGACCATGTATGATGTTCCAGGCATCGGTCTTGCGGCAAACCAAGTAGGTTCCCTTGCCAGGGTCTTTGTCTGCGACGTAGGCGAAGGTCCATTGGTCTTCATTAATCCCGAGCTAGTCAAGACTAAAGGTGCAGTGGAAGAGGAAGAAGGGTGTCTGAGCGTTCCAGGCGTAACGGTTCCGGTCAAACGAGCGAAAGAGGTAACCCTAAAAGCCATAGATCTTGATGGTCAGCCTGTAAGGTTGGTTGCAAAAGAGCTCTTAGCTAGGGTATTTCAGCATGAGATGGATCATCTTGACGGAAACGTGATCCTTGCTCGTACCGATCGGGAAAATAGAAAAAGAGCCTTGGATGAGCTAAGCAATGCCGACCGGAAAGATTAG
- the fmt gene encoding methionyl-tRNA formyltransferase — protein MNIIFMGTPDFALPSLKALFESDHKIIAVVTNPDRPKGRGGVSLPSSVKTFALEKGLAILQPEILSDEIFKAKIVDLKPDLVVVVAFGQLIPVWLLALPPFGCVNVHGSLLPELRGAAPIQRAVMKGLSETGVTTMLMDEGLDTGEILTQVRTAIEPNETAGSLSKRLSVIGAGALMKTIEGLERGDLEPRAQDNELASLALKITKDEARIDWNRRANDVANLINALSPSPGAYAEFRGRRIKFWNAEALLEPDIKIPGKIMFFGKESSPLISCKRGSIRPILVQLEGKKKMSFEDFIRGQSIKEGEKLT, from the coding sequence TTGAACATCATCTTCATGGGTACACCAGATTTCGCACTACCCTCACTGAAGGCTTTATTCGAATCAGACCATAAGATTATCGCCGTTGTGACCAACCCCGACCGTCCAAAGGGACGGGGAGGCGTTTCTCTTCCTTCTTCGGTTAAAACGTTTGCCCTTGAGAAGGGGCTAGCAATCCTACAACCTGAGATCCTTTCCGATGAGATCTTCAAGGCAAAAATCGTCGACCTAAAACCAGATCTAGTAGTCGTTGTAGCTTTCGGTCAGTTGATACCAGTTTGGCTTCTGGCCCTACCACCTTTCGGCTGTGTAAACGTTCATGGCTCTCTCCTTCCAGAGCTTCGTGGGGCCGCCCCCATACAGCGGGCCGTAATGAAGGGCTTAAGTGAGACCGGGGTAACCACCATGCTGATGGATGAGGGCTTAGACACGGGAGAGATTCTGACGCAAGTAAGGACGGCAATCGAGCCCAATGAGACGGCGGGAAGTCTTTCAAAAAGGCTGTCGGTCATCGGGGCTGGCGCTCTAATGAAGACCATCGAGGGGCTTGAGAGGGGGGATCTGGAACCCCGCGCCCAAGATAATGAGCTGGCCTCTCTGGCTCTCAAGATAACTAAAGACGAGGCGAGGATCGATTGGAATAGGCGAGCAAACGATGTAGCCAATCTCATAAATGCGCTTAGCCCCTCTCCTGGAGCATACGCCGAGTTTAGGGGGAGAAGAATAAAGTTCTGGAATGCTGAGGCTCTTCTTGAGCCAGATATAAAAATACCAGGCAAAATAATGTTTTTTGGCAAAGAATCATCCCCCTTGATCTCATGCAAGAGGGGCTCGATAAGACCGATCCTGGTCCAACTCGAAGGAAAGAAGAAGATGAGTTTCGAAGATTTTATTCGCGGCCAATCGATCAAAGAGGGCGAGAAGCTTACTTGA
- the rsmB gene encoding 16S rRNA (cytosine(967)-C(5))-methyltransferase RsmB produces the protein MTARKLALFTLRRIEEEGLFANIYLGRILDESGLNDVDRSLVTELVYGVLRRRTSLDWAIQSFSNREIDSLPKGFLDILRLGAYQLLYLDKIPPSAAVDESVKLTKEEFHQGVASYANAVLRSLARGKENIKLPDRANDVVKYLSVKHSHPRWLVEMWMAELGVSETEALLEANNQRPKVKVRVNLLKTTRSSLIQRLAKAGVSSQESRLVKEGLIILSGPNVAALDDFKEGLFTIQDESSMIVTSILAPKAGDEVLDLCAGQGGKTTHLAEMMGDNGHILALDLNEKRLENLKGVLLRLSLKSVETRVMDATKAASLLKAKFDRVLLDAPCSGLGVLARRPDARWQREPQDIKRLAKLQFDLLVQASKLAKRGSRIVYSVCTISKAETGDLISKFLQRNPDFYLEDLSKRPDTKIFAGDKTVQFLPHKHDLDGMFIASLIKN, from the coding sequence ATGACCGCCCGCAAGCTAGCCTTATTTACCCTAAGACGCATTGAGGAAGAGGGCCTGTTTGCTAATATCTATCTGGGTCGGATCTTGGATGAAAGCGGACTCAATGATGTCGATAGGTCGCTTGTGACCGAGTTGGTCTATGGCGTTTTAAGGAGAAGGACTAGCCTTGACTGGGCGATTCAAAGTTTCTCCAACCGAGAGATAGACTCCTTACCTAAGGGGTTTTTGGACATCTTAAGGCTCGGAGCCTACCAACTCCTTTATCTCGATAAAATACCTCCTTCAGCGGCCGTCGACGAGTCAGTCAAGCTCACTAAGGAGGAGTTTCATCAAGGTGTCGCATCTTATGCGAATGCCGTTTTGCGCTCCCTCGCAAGGGGCAAGGAGAACATCAAGTTGCCGGACAGGGCCAATGATGTCGTAAAATATCTTTCCGTGAAGCATTCGCACCCAAGGTGGCTGGTTGAGATGTGGATGGCCGAGTTGGGCGTAAGTGAGACCGAGGCTCTTTTGGAGGCGAACAATCAAAGGCCAAAGGTCAAGGTCAGAGTGAACCTTCTCAAAACCACCAGGAGCTCTTTGATTCAAAGATTGGCAAAGGCAGGCGTGTCTAGCCAAGAGAGCCGACTTGTCAAAGAAGGCCTCATCATCCTAAGCGGCCCAAATGTTGCCGCTCTTGACGATTTTAAAGAGGGCTTATTCACGATTCAGGACGAAAGTTCGATGATAGTAACTTCCATTCTTGCTCCGAAAGCGGGAGATGAGGTGCTTGATCTCTGTGCCGGCCAAGGGGGTAAGACCACGCATTTGGCCGAGATGATGGGCGATAATGGTCATATCCTGGCGCTAGATCTTAATGAAAAGCGGCTCGAAAATTTGAAAGGGGTGCTTTTAAGGCTCTCATTAAAGAGCGTTGAGACGAGGGTGATGGATGCCACCAAAGCGGCCTCTCTGCTTAAAGCCAAGTTTGATCGGGTACTCTTAGACGCTCCCTGTTCAGGCCTTGGCGTTCTTGCAAGAAGACCGGATGCTAGATGGCAAAGAGAGCCACAAGATATCAAGCGGCTTGCAAAACTTCAATTTGACCTCTTAGTTCAAGCCTCGAAACTTGCAAAAAGGGGATCAAGGATAGTCTATTCGGTCTGCACCATTTCTAAGGCCGAGACCGGCGACTTAATCTCAAAATTTTTGCAAAGAAATCCAGATTTTTATCTGGAAGACTTGTCGAAAAGACCTGATACCAAGATATTTGCGGGCGACAAGACCGTTCAATTTCTTCCCCACAAACACGATTTAGATGGCATGTTCATTGCAAGCCTAATCAAGAATTGA
- the rpe gene encoding ribulose-phosphate 3-epimerase: MRRYLIAPSILSADFSNLGREIELAEEGGADIIHVDVMDGHFVPNITIGPIVVEAVRRVTSLPIDVHLMIENPDLFMDEFIKAGADMLSVHVEGAIHLHRSIQKIKTFGHAKAGIAINPATPIASLENILTELDFVLIMTVNPGFGGQDFIPTMLSKIELLRRWIDETGLDIKIEVDGGVKKSNIADIYGVGCDILVAGSAVFSGGDPARSIRELKAVIDN, translated from the coding sequence ATGAGACGATATCTGATAGCCCCCTCAATACTCTCGGCCGATTTCTCCAATCTAGGGCGTGAGATAGAGCTAGCTGAGGAGGGTGGGGCTGATATAATACATGTCGACGTGATGGACGGTCATTTCGTTCCAAATATAACCATCGGACCGATTGTGGTCGAGGCGGTAAGGAGGGTGACCTCGTTGCCGATAGATGTCCATCTGATGATAGAGAACCCAGATCTTTTCATGGACGAATTCATAAAAGCAGGCGCCGATATGTTGTCTGTTCATGTTGAAGGGGCAATCCATCTTCATAGATCGATTCAGAAAATAAAGACGTTTGGCCACGCAAAAGCGGGCATTGCAATAAACCCGGCAACCCCGATAGCCAGCCTGGAAAACATACTTACAGAGCTTGACTTCGTTCTAATAATGACCGTCAACCCAGGATTTGGCGGTCAGGACTTTATCCCCACAATGCTAAGCAAGATAGAACTTCTTAGGAGGTGGATCGATGAGACCGGCCTCGATATAAAAATTGAGGTTGATGGCGGCGTAAAGAAGTCAAATATCGCAGATATTTATGGGGTAGGCTGCGACATTCTGGTTGCCGGTTCGGCGGTCTTTAGTGGGGGCGATCCGGCCAGGTCCATTCGCGAGTTAAAGGCAGTCATAGATAATTAG